In a single window of the Neospora caninum Liverpool complete genome, chromosome VIIa genome:
- a CDS encoding Os03g0343300 protein, related translates to MGLKRVAPGALPRSLKAEEEEENPWLTANSRAEDKEEENEIREEEEEEEDEEEEDEEEEDEEEEDEEEEDEEEEDDEEEDEEEEDEEEVNGLRARLEKQKGKEGVLLSTDKKKSRDKTARDALSICRLMKDLVSDKWDSFKEAGDEEEEEDEEEEDEEEEEEEEEEEEEEEEEETASSKSELLKSLQRMQRTEEEEVDPFEGVSEHALSLLKNEVGKRKSATISQSDSGEDESGDDSRSGAPPDGDSAHSLSFSSLLNSLSATPSRSGLRKQLESLARPRVAPAASSASALEREAPVDEDVVQEPLGPSQQKLLLRTAAYEQAKESAKKWSRVVQRNQQAVQLQLGVSTAHRGGEEPTEVRSLSHALSDFKAQDAFEDALLAAVNADGVSDQKLKESGGLGPADAIKRQAEQRQVARLKFLLFSEQKRARRLKRIKSKISRKKRKQAERREEEKIMEKLEAGNPVLAEELRKKYEEKRAKMRLLRQQNARAKWAALATRFGGRDIQQEISRQKQREVDERRTVERLAKRRPGSSDASGSEGSTSSSEEDASDEEPSAGEKARLLRRLTREAADLQEALPTKGLLALPFMRRGLERRRERNRREIDRMRRGGDSDAEASDASGTRETRGEDASDLESTVDETEEREAREAEEPAAEKADAVAKHEARKTLDPRAVEAAEHALAGRFQFFELREEGGAAKATQAPEIPKVPTAKAETGKDTATSAGAKPFASAAAARAFFAAELKKDEAKLAEVDAQRSREIHENAWAARAERMQERQRERQDLEKNVQEANPWLHPQKKRKVDKAGHTDASAQELATLLNASSESETEDVSARRGSTMRGRNASREAQRELIQQAFVCDEDAEEEFHEQLREEEEKVEEDGDFLPGWGSWHGHGVRPRKRPEAAQAQKTSQMEKKKKSTVYINNALDRKAAKYFVPELPRPYTAKDQYESTLHRPTGPEWNTSAVFNRLIAPKINVRVGAVLPPLQVARRHLDPAQRDALLEAWDTKAGRKQRTKTRL, encoded by the exons ATGGGGCTGAAACGGGTAGCGCCGGGCGCTCTGCCGCGCTCGctgaaggcagaagaggaggaggaaaatCCGTGGCTAACAGCTAACTCACGAGCGGAAGAtaaggaggaagagaacgaaatccgcgaggaggaagaagaggaagaggacgaagaagaggaggatgaagaggaagaggacgaagaagaggaggatgaagaggaagaggacgaagaagaggaggatgatgaggaagaggacgaagaagaggaggatgaagaggaagtgAATGGTTTGAGAGCGAGATTGGAGAagcaaaagggaaaagaaggagtGCTGTTGTCGACAGACAAAAAGAAATCTCGCGACAAAACTGCCCGTGATGCCCTCTCCATCTGCCGCCTCATGAAGGACCTAGTTTCTGACAAATGGGATTCCTTTaaagaagcgggagacgaagaagaggaagaagatgaagaagaagaggacgaagaagaagaggaagaagaagaagaggaagaagaagaagaggaagaagaagaaacagcgtCTTCAAAGTCAGAGTTGCTCAAGTCCctgcagcgcatgcagaggacggaagaggaagaggttGATCCGTTCGAAGGCGTCTCTGAGCACGCGCTTTCTCTGTTGAAGAACGAGGTTGGAAAACGGAAATCTGCAACGATCTCTCAGTCGGACTCGGGAGAAGAtgagagcggagacgacaGCCGAAGCGGCGCACCTCCGGATGGAGACA GTGCAcattctctctccttttcctcgcttctcaaTTCGCTCTCGGCAACACCGAGCCGCAGTGGTTTGCGCAAACAGCTggagtctctcgcgcggccgcgcgtcgcccctgcggcgtcttccgcgtctgcgctcgagcgcgaggcgcctgTCGACGAAGACGTCGTTCAAGAGCCTCTCGGCCCTTCGCAGCAAAAACTTTTGCTGCGCACTGCGGCGTACGAACAGGCGAAAGAAAGTGCGAAGAAGTGGTCGCGCGTCGTGCAGCGAAACCAGCAAGCAGTCCAGCTCCAGTTGGGAGTGTCGACAGCGcacagaggcggcgaggaaccGACGGAGGTGCGGTCGCTGTCCCACGCCCTTTCCGACTTCAAGGCGCAAGACGCCTTCGAAGACGCACTCCTCGCGGCCGTGAACGCGGACGGCGTCTCGGATCAAAAACTCAAGGAAAGCGGCGGTCTCGGACCCGCCGATGCGATCAAGCGGCAA GCGGAGCAGCGGCAAGTGGCGAGGCTGaagtttctcctcttcagtGAGCAGAAGCGGGCGCGGCGTCTGAAGCGCATCAAGAGCAAAATCTctcggaaaaaacggaaacaagCAGAgcgccgcgaagaagagaagatcaTGGAGAAGCTAGAAGCGGGCAACCCCGTCCTGGCCGAGGAACTCCGGAAGAAAtacgaagaaaaacgcgcaaagATGCGCCTGCTGCGTCAACAGAACGCTCGCGCCAAATGGGCAGCGCTCGCCACGCGTttcggaggcagagacatTCAGCAAGAAATCAGCCGGCAAAAACAG CGCGAGGTGGATGAGAGGCGCACGGTGGAGCGTCTAGCCAAGCGTCGCCCAGGATCGTCCGACGCCTCAG GCTCTGAGGGAtcgacgtcttcctcggAAGAAGAtgcgagcgacgaggaaccGTCggccggcgagaaggcgcgtctgTTGCGGCGACTgacgcgcgaggctgcgGATTTGCAGGAGGCACTGCCCACGAAAGGTTTGCTGGCGCTCCCCTTCATGCGGCGGGGCTtagagaggaggcgagaacggaatCGGCGGGAAATCGACAGGATGCGCAGGGGCGGGGACAgcgacgcggaggcgagcgacgcctccggcacgcgcgagacgcgaggcgaagacgcgagcgatTTGGAAAGCACCGTcgacgagacggaggaacgcgaggcacGTGAAGCCGAGGAACCTGCGGCGGAGAAAGCGGACGCGGTGGCGAAGCACGAGGCTCGGAAAACGCTGGACCCGCGGGCCGTGGAGGCCGCGGAGCATGCGCTGGCGGGACGGTTCCAGTTTTTTGAGCTGCGCgaggagggcggcgcggcgaaggcgacacaggcgCCAGAAATTCCAAAGGTCCCAACGGCGAAAGCGGAAACTGGCAAGGACACGGCGACGAGCGCAGGGGCGAAGCCGTTTGCGTCCGCGGCGGCCGCGcgggccttcttcgcggcgGAGCtcaagaaggacgaggcgaagcTCGCAGAAGTTGACGCCCAGCGCAGCCGCGAAATCCACGAGAACGCGtgggcggcgcgcgcggagcgcatgcaggagcggcagagagaacgacaggACTTGGAGAAGAACGTCCAAGAGGCGAATCCATGGCTTCAcccccagaaaaagagaaaagtcGACAAAGCTGGACACACCGACGCCTCAGCCCAGGAGCTAGCGACACTC CTGAACGCGTCTTCTGAGTCAGAGACGGAGGACGTCTCTGCTCGGCGGGGGTCGACTATGCgcggcagaaacgcgtcgagAGAAGCCCAGCGCGAGCTGATTCAGCAGGCCTTCGTCTGCGATGAAGACGCTGAAGAGGAATTCCACGAACAgctgcgcgaagaagaagaaaaggtaGAGGAAG ACGGCGATTTTCTCCCCGGTTGGGGCTCCTGGCATGGCCACGGCGTGCGGCCCCGCAAGCGTCCGGAGGCTgcgcaggcgcagaaaacTTCGCAaatggaaaagaaaaagaaatcgACGGTGTACATCAACAACGCGCTCGACCGCAAAGCGGCCAAGTATTTCGTCCCCGAG CTACCGCGACCGTACACGGCGAAGGACCAGTACGAGTCGACTTTGCATCGACCCACAGGGCCAGAATGGAACACGTCGGCGGTCTTCAACCGGCTCATCGCCCCGAAA ATCAACGTCAGAGTTGGAGCGGtcctcccgcctctgcaAGTGGCTCGGAGACACTTGGAcccggcgcagagagacgctctcTTAGAGGCGTGGGACACCAAAGCAGGccgaaagcagagaacgaaaacgcgaCTCTAG